The genomic segment ACTAACTAAGTTAACATTTAACAATCCTAAAAGTCCCCAATTTAAAGCACCAATCAATACAAACACGAATGAAAGTTTGTCGATAATACTAAGCTTATACATAATTACCCCCAGACTAATATAATTATTCTATTTGTATAAATTATATTATAAATATAATATTTTAGAACTGTTTAATAATTTCTTTAAAGCGTATATAATGTTATGGTATATAAATTTATATACTAAAAAATAATTTGGAAAGTACAAATTAAGTATACGAACATTTTCATTACTTTTAGCACTATTGTATGTTATAATATGAATGAAACTTGTTTTATATTTAAAATTGTACGTATGGAGGCAGAATATGAGAAATTCTTATAATACACCATTAAATAGTAGATATGCATCAAAAGAGATGAGTTATTTATTTTCAGATGATATGAAGTTTAGAACATGGAGAAAGCTTTGGGTTGCACTAGCTGAAGGTGAAAGGATATTAGGAATCAATATTACAGAATCTCAAATTGAAGAGCTTAAATCCTATGTAGATAATGTGAATTACGAAGTGGCTGAAAATAAAGAAAAAGAAATACGACATGACGTAATGAGCCATGTATATGCATATGGGGTTCAATGTCCTAATGCGAAGGGTATTATTCATTTAGGGGCTACTAGCTGCTATGTAGGCGATAATACAGACTTAATAGTCATGAAAAAGGCTTTACTATTAATTAAGAAAAAATTAATTAATGTAATTAGTAAATCTTCAGAATTTGCATTAAAGTATAAAGATGTTCCTACACTAGGTTTTACCCATTTACAGCCAGCTCAATTAACTACTGTAGGTAAAAGGGCAACCCTATGGATTCAAGAATTAATAATGGATCTAGAAAATTTAGACTTTGTAATAGATAGAATAAAGTTACTAGGGGTTAAAGGAACAACTGGAACCCAAGCGAGCTTTATGAATCTATTCGAAAATGATGAGAAAAAAGTAAAAGACTTAGATAAATATGTAGCGAATAAAATGGGCTTTGAAGATACATATCCCGTTACTGGTCAAACTTATTCTAGAAAAGTAGACTCTATAGTATTAAATACTTTATCAGAAATAGCTCAAAGTGCATATAAATTCAGTAATGATTTAAGGATACTTCAAAGCATGAAAGAAGTGGAAGAGCCTTTTGAAAAAAATCAAATTGGATCCTCTGCAATGGCATACAAAAGAAACCCTATGCGTTCTGAGCGAATTAGCTCTTTATCAAGATATATTATAGTGAATTCATTAAATCCTGCTATAACAGCTGCAACACAATGGTTTGAAAGAACATTAGATGATTCAGCTAATAAGAGAATATCCGTAGCTGAAGCTTTCTTAGCACTTGATGGAGTATTAAATTTGTATATGAATATAGCTGGAAATATGGTAGTATATGAAAAAGTAATTACTGCTCATGTAAACCACGAGCTTCCATTTATGGCTACAGAAAATATCCTTATGGAAGCTGTTAAAAGGGGCGGGGACAGACAAGAACTTCATGAGAACATTAGAGTTCATTCTATGGCTGCAGCAAAACGCGTTAAAGAAGAAGGCTTAAATAATGATCTTATAGAAAGAATAATAAATGATGATAGTTTTAGGATGTCAAAAGAAGAGATATTTGCTGTAATTGACCCGATTAAATTTGTAGGTAGAGCTCCAAGTCAAGTAATAGAATTTATAGATGAATATGTAAAACCAATAATCGAGGCCAATAAAGATGCATTAGGAGTAGAAACTTCTATAAACGTATAATCCTTAGTATTGGATAGAAATTATACTATAAAAAGCTATCAGTGATGCAAACAAAACTGATAGCTTTTTTAGTTTAACGACATTTTAGAAGGAAAGTCTCCCAATTCTATAAGTAAGAGTTACATAACCTAACAAATAGAAAATTTCAGTGGTAGTATAAATCTCCTTTTGAAGTCGGTAATATTGTAGCTCCACAGGCCATGATTTCACTATAACTTTCGAAGAATAAAATTCAAATTGCATGTGGAAATAATAAAAATAATAAAAACATTTGTTTATTTTTATTATTTTAGAAAAATCAGGATTTTGCTCCCCCTCTTGTAGTATAATAATGTCGTGAAATGTAAGTTTCACGACATTATAATGATTTTTGGAGGTACTTATGAAATCGAATATAAATACTATTTATAACAATGAACTCCCACCGTTTCTAAATGATTATCTGAATTATTTATCTACTATTAAAGGATGTTCTAGTTCTACTGTTGTTGCTTATACTGCTGATTTATCATTGCTATTAAAGTTCTTAAAAATATACAAAGGTCTAGTCTCTTCAGAAAATGCTCTGCCTCTTGAGAACATTATAATTAGTGACCTAACTTTAGATACATTAAAAACTCTTACATTGCAGGATTTATATGCCTATATCTCCTATCTTGGGAAATATAGGGCTAATGGTAACTACGCTAAAGCAAGAAAAATTGCATCTATAAAGTCCCTATTCAAGTATTTAACCACTAAGGCTAAAGTGCTAACTATAGACCCGACAATAGATTTAGAGTCACCAAAACTTGGTAAAAGAAGTCCTGTTTTTTTAACATTAAGTGAAA from the Clostridium sp. CM027 genome contains:
- the purB gene encoding adenylosuccinate lyase; this translates as MRNSYNTPLNSRYASKEMSYLFSDDMKFRTWRKLWVALAEGERILGINITESQIEELKSYVDNVNYEVAENKEKEIRHDVMSHVYAYGVQCPNAKGIIHLGATSCYVGDNTDLIVMKKALLLIKKKLINVISKSSEFALKYKDVPTLGFTHLQPAQLTTVGKRATLWIQELIMDLENLDFVIDRIKLLGVKGTTGTQASFMNLFENDEKKVKDLDKYVANKMGFEDTYPVTGQTYSRKVDSIVLNTLSEIAQSAYKFSNDLRILQSMKEVEEPFEKNQIGSSAMAYKRNPMRSERISSLSRYIIVNSLNPAITAATQWFERTLDDSANKRISVAEAFLALDGVLNLYMNIAGNMVVYEKVITAHVNHELPFMATENILMEAVKRGGDRQELHENIRVHSMAAAKRVKEEGLNNDLIERIINDDSFRMSKEEIFAVIDPIKFVGRAPSQVIEFIDEYVKPIIEANKDALGVETSINV
- a CDS encoding DUF378 domain-containing protein — its product is MYKLSIIDKLSFVFVLIGALNWGLLGLLNVNLVSLIFGFVPFLARAIYILVGLSAVNIIVFIARNKKN